Proteins from a genomic interval of Nocardioides jishulii:
- a CDS encoding ABC transporter ATP-binding protein: MTTSLVIDVEDLRVTYGDFTAVRDLSFQVHRGELYALLGTNGAGKTSTLEVVEGHRPPASGSVRIFGSSPQDRNAVRPRMGIMLQESGFSPDLTVRESVGLVGALSGRRDDIGRVLAVAGLTQKASTRVAQLSGGEKRRLDFATAVYGGPDLVILDEPTTGLDIQSRDSLWAAVDRLRDTGTTVVLTTHYLEEAQQRADRIGLMHEGTLRQEGTVAELTRTLPAVITFSLPPGAPEPPIIGALNGGFHVETFSLQHDLHRLLGWAHDSGVPLLDLTAGPTRIDDVFRALDSN; the protein is encoded by the coding sequence ATGACCACCTCCCTTGTCATCGACGTCGAGGACCTGAGAGTCACCTACGGCGACTTCACGGCCGTGCGCGACCTGTCCTTCCAGGTGCACCGCGGGGAGCTCTACGCGCTGCTCGGGACGAACGGGGCAGGCAAGACCTCCACGCTGGAGGTAGTGGAGGGCCACCGGCCTCCCGCCTCCGGCTCGGTACGGATCTTCGGCTCGAGCCCTCAGGACCGCAACGCAGTTCGCCCGCGGATGGGCATCATGCTGCAGGAGAGCGGCTTCTCCCCCGACCTCACGGTGCGGGAATCGGTGGGCCTGGTCGGGGCGCTCAGCGGACGGCGAGACGACATCGGCAGGGTCCTCGCCGTCGCCGGACTGACTCAGAAAGCGTCCACCCGGGTCGCCCAGCTCTCCGGCGGAGAGAAGCGCCGCCTCGACTTCGCCACTGCCGTCTACGGCGGCCCAGACCTGGTGATCCTCGACGAGCCGACCACCGGTCTGGACATCCAGTCCCGCGACTCGCTGTGGGCGGCCGTGGACCGGCTGCGCGACACCGGTACCACGGTCGTGCTCACCACGCACTACCTGGAGGAGGCGCAGCAGCGCGCCGACCGGATCGGGCTCATGCACGAAGGCACGCTGCGGCAGGAAGGCACTGTCGCAGAGCTCACCCGGACACTGCCCGCGGTGATCACCTTCTCGCTCCCGCCCGGTGCTCCCGAGCCGCCGATCATCGGCGCGCTCAATGGAGGCTTCCACGTCGAAACCTTCAGCCTGCAGCACGACCTCCACCGCTTGCTGGGTTGGGCACACGACTCGGGGGTGCCGCTGCTGGACCTCACGGCGGGCCCGACGCGCATCGACGACGTCTTCCGCGCCCTCGACAGCAACTGA